TTGGTCAATTGTTACATCTAAATTTTTTtccgaaaacaaattatttgtatatttcttaaaaaatattgtgcttGAAACAGGTCTCCCTCTTGTTAATTTGACGACTGTGTCGATAAGCACCATCATCACAGTAAGCAGGCTGAGATCAGCGATATCATGGAGAGCAAAGAGCAGTCACATCGCGAATAACTTCAACATCCGACAGGTGGCGCTAACGAAGATGCTGGTGGTCGTGGCCGGTGTTTATATTGTAGTCATGCTACCATACGTAGCCTGCCAGCTGagcttgtgttttattttctccattttagGGGAAGCCAGTGTTCTGGACATGTTCATGTCTGGCCTTGCGGTGGTGAACACAGTTACTCAAGTCAACGGCTGCATCAACTTCTTTATCTATTATCATCGCTCCTCCAGATTCCGTCAGGAACTGCGGCACATGTTAACATGTTGTGTGAgaacatcacacacatcatctACATCAGCCAGTCATCAACAACCTTATTTGAgtgatacattttaaaataaaattttacctAATTAGTAAATGTATCGGTTGTGAGCTTAACACTAATAATGTACCGCAATCCGCACTGCCACCTTTTCAATGTActgcagaaaatatttaaagggaGGTTATTCGCTCAGTCGCTTCAGGCTATACCATTCACAATGGTCTCCCCTTTTACCTCTCCGACTCCCATATTCGGACTGCCCACGTTTTgtaatttcatttatatatacataatgtgaaacagtgaaaaattgttgttgGAAGCCTCTATTGTGGAACGATAAAGAAGAGCGACTGATTTGCGCGAGGACTTTTAGAAGCCGCGACTCGCCGGTGGTCAGGTGACAGTAGGTAGTTAGCTTGTAAACACCAGCAGGGTGCGGATACACTGCCAAAGGTCAAATTCTTAGACATACAGCAGTCAGGTAGAATCGATGCTAAGGCCATTTTTTAAGTAACatatttttagtaaataaatgttGAGTATAATcagtgaatatttattttacatcacgtatgattaaaaaaaagaaatattggttTGTAAGTAACTATTAAAAAGGGTAGGTTGTCTTTGAAAGAGCTGATGGATAAAAAAAAGCTAAGGAACTTCCATATCctagtgttttcttttgtggtgtaaattctgttttttaaaatagaaacaccTGCTGGATGTAATAAACgtttacagttttacagttagtcttcctgtcaccagaacaagtATGGTCACACGACTTTTACAGCAGTGGAACTCTTTTCTCTTCCATATCAACCCGACTACCACCATTGACTGCTTCAAACGTGAACTAAAACATTTCTGCTGCATGAAAACTAATTCCTAATAACAACCCAAATTCCGCTAATCCGTTTTCTAATCcgttcttttgcttgttttcatcTATTAACAAGTCTGccttcttgtcttcctctgcaaaTTAACGAAACTCTCAATGCCTTGAGTGTGTTCTCCCTCATGATCGCGGTCATGCGCTTACACATCACACCTtgtcgtcattattattattattatttttatcgtATTGTAGCCGAGTGGTGGGGTTTATGGAGTGGCAACAACAACCGTCCAACACTTAAATAAAGGCAGGAACCGTCAGCAGGTGCGCAACCCTGTAATGCACGGGCGAGAACAATGGCCACGGTTACTCCGCTTGTTTTTGTCGTCCTTTTCTGAaccagtgtcgtctgctctttttttgtcgtcaccttattttgacgtcacatcaccttatgtcatttgctcaagggttAGATTTGAAATCTGCGTATCGGCAGTGTCgactttaaactttaattaattGCCTTTCACCAGCTACTTGACAAATGACATCCGGGCCTCTACATCAttaagaaggaaaatatttttactttcgGTTACTTTCATACTAAGAAAAACACGAAGTTAATATACCTTCCTATGGTATGAGTCCTGCATTTTTGTTacatgaactttttaaaaattaacgaAAAATTCAGAGATTTTTCTCTGACAATTGTCCTTTTCTAGACCATGATATTGCATGCGAATACCACTTACCTATGATTACCTCGCGTTCCGAAAGCCAGTAAAACACAAGCGAGTTCTTGTTTCCGTTCTTTATTGTCGGTACAGTAAAACACACCTGAGATCTGCTTTTGTACAATTGTGCATCTGTAGCTGCACTTTCTTGCTTTGACAAATGTATGACTACGACATTTACAATGACGATGATCGTTATCATCATTACCTCATTATCTATAGGAACGGTCTTTATAGAATCGTTACGCGGATACTTTTAACTTTACGACTTTTACACAGTAGAGAAACTTCATTTAAAACACAACATTGTATGACACTGTTAGCCTTTACTTTTGGTTACTcgcagaaaagaaacaataaagatgaagaaagtttaaattataaatcaagaaaccttctgtctttttttcctttttgtgaaATAAGGAAAAGCGCGGGCGGATGAGCGAGGGTGTGcatctgatgacgtcacgttttTGCATGTAAGTTTTGAAtgagaaaagtattttgcaaaatacatcaaaccaaatcaaatcaaatcaaactttattgtctgtccgaggaagtccaagacataattttttcttttgttgacaagcccaaccacatatatgagtatacatatatacaatacaatacaatacaactttattcatccgcaagggcaattataggtatgatgacacgccagcacactagaggcaAGATTATGTAAGAgattaaagggaatagattctggcgacatacatacacacacacacacacacacacacacacacacactcatatagtaacacagcaagttcagtgggcaccccgcacaaggtcacctcaggctgacacatcatcacagctagtgaaatttaaaaagtggatgGCTCGCGGAATGAACGAGTTAAGGTAACGGTTCGTTCGACTTACCGGTACAGCGTATCTGTGACCAGACCGCAggagtgagaactcactcgccaacacatgaccaggaatagttaggatacgaGATGccgtcctaaggatttgctgctTATTTAAGAGggctaaatccctctgcttggttccggtgattttggaacagatatatatacagtgatacctcggttctcgaacataattcgttccgggaggacggtcgagaaccaaattgttcgagaaccgaagcaatgaaacccataggaaataatggaaactggattaattcgttccaagccccagaaaaggcctatttactggcctaatttgtatataatatatagaaaaacatgagtctcaacaagaaataagaaataaaagtgtatttattaaaacaaacaaaaaaataataaaatgtacagtacagtaaattttcatttactgtacctgtaccaaactttatggcaggagggaatgaatgtggagggaggagggaagggggatggttattgtcactgatgacgcaagcaaagcgcgctgggcagaatgaacgccattcggctcaactcggctcatctcggacgttcggatgttcgagttccaaatatttgttcgaattccaagacaaaattttctcgaatttcctggtcgaataccgatttggtcgaaagtcaaggcgttcgagaaccgaggtatcactgtatatacaCAACATAATTAAGATGCACATCCCTTAGGgatacccgtgttgaggatctgctcgcCTTACCAAATCGTTCCATCCATTGACAGATTTACCCGTTCAGACGAGCTCAACACTACTGTACCTGTTGGTGGAACTCTGACCCACCCTGTGTGGTCGCTCCTTCAAGAACGATCGTATCACAGAGCTAGGCTGGTGTTAAAATCCAAGTCTAGTAGGCGTTCTACTTAAGGGTGGGGCTGGACTGTGTTGAAGACGTTGGAAACATCCATGAACAGGAACCAGaggtgtccaagtgttgtaggatatcATCTAAAAGAGTGAGAGTGGCATCAGATCCCCAACTACGTGGcctgtaggcaaactgcagaggatccaggcgatcagcaCAGTGTAGGTTATCAAACTTCCCACAACCCTATCCAAACTTTTGCCAGCACCAGACTACCGAGCTCACCACCGACCAGCTTCACAACCTCCCACTATCACGACTGCTGACATTTTATTCTCCGGACAATCACTTTGATAACCTACTCATAACTGCTGGTCATGTGTGTTTCCTACACACGTGTTTAAGTCTCTAAACAATAGCATCGTAAATATGTACTAAGTACATTCTTTTTGAATAACAGCATTGATAGGAAAAGCCCAACTGAGGTTAGAGGTGCTGTGACGATAATCACACATGTTGTCATATCTTTGAGTTGTCTATCAGAGAagcgaaaatatattttaatcttaTGGTGTCCAGAAATTTAATTTTAGCTTGCTTAATTTCTGCTGAatgtaaatcacacacacacacacagagacacagacacagacacacggaaacacacacacacacacactcacacgagCTGACATACCTGCAAACGCATAATTGCATTCACAGAAATCCACATAAGAGACATTAACACGAAATGGCAGGTACACCACCCGAcgtttgtattttacatttactttcatCAAACTAAATTGCACAGTGCTCTGGTTATCTGAAAATGGAGGGAAAATAACAAtataagataaaaatgtaatcCTCAAAAGTGCTTAGAATCAATGATTGCCTACCTGTTTGAGCTAAAAGTTCATCTGAGATGCACATGAAAATTACTCGTTAAATACATTTTACCAGAAagacaataatatttatgtttgttttgttgcatttcTTGAGAAGACTTCGAAACTGCTGTCAGAAACTAGTTATTAGGTACTAGATTTTTGAATAAGAATATGATTATACTTTCAGTACATGtgtaaatgctttttttcaattCCCAGAGAATGCAGcaattattttgaacaaatgttatatttttaataaatgactCTTTGCgccatttttaatgtttctttgtacAAAAGCAATTACCTCAAAGTGTATTTATCTGCTTTGATGTGTTCCTTTAGAGATATGTTTTGTTACTGGGATGGCAGATGACTTTGAGAAATCAAATATGTCGGCTATAATACAGAATGTGGAAGCGAGCAGCCTTAGAGGTTGGACTAACTGGACAGAACTGCAGGACTACCTAGTGAGTGAGAAGGTTTACCGCTACATACTACTCACATTTGGCGGTTTTGTGCCGTTTGTCGTTTCGCTCATTGGAATCCCTGGAAACATAGTCTGCTGCGTAATATTCCAGCGCCTGGGACTCAGGGACCGCATgaatctctgtctcttctctcttgcCCTCGTTGACCTTCTTCACGTTGCTTACGCATTAGTGTGGTCATCTAGTGTTCTGTTGACCTACTTTAGTTGGTTTGGATTGGACGAGGAGAAGTACGTCACGTGCCTGCGTGTCAACCTTGGCGTTTCCTACGGTCTTCGAACGACCTCTGGCCTTTACTTCCTCGTGATTGCAATTGAACGGTGCTTCTGTGTGTTGTTCCCCCTGCGTGCATCCTCCCTACTGCGCACCCGCACGATGGCAGCACTGCTACTTGTCTTCGCTTTTTTTCCTCAGCTAGGATTTAGTCTATTGCCTTTAAAGTATAAAGTCGAACAGGTTGTGACAGTCGTTGGTGTCCGTTGGCAGCTTGTCCCATCCACCATGTGGTATCAACACAGAGTTATCATGGACGCCATCTTGTATATGATTATGAGCGTTGTAGTGCCAATAGTAacctttttaattattttcctagCGACAGTTATTACAATAATCAAGCTAAGAGCCGCGATGTCGTGGCGGGAGAAGGCGACCTCCACCATTGACCACAGTCACGTGCAGCAGACAGGACTGACCAAAATGTTGGTCCTCACCTCCTGCGTCTACATCATCACCATGGTGCCGTTTGTGTCGCTAATCATTATCCATCTCGTTATTCCCGAGTTTTCCACCAGCGGTCGGTATGTTAACGTGTACCTGGCTTACTACGCTGTGGCTGGTGCAGGTCCCTTCATCAACAGCGCCGTCAACGTCTTATCTACTACAGTCGTTCATCGCGTGTTAGAGCAGAGCTGCGTTTAATATGCAACTGCAACTTGTCAGAAACTTAATATAACAATTCAGATAATTGAAAGATGGCCAGCGACTGtcctttcaatcatttttcttgctttgataTCCCTTcttatttcattcttatttaGCACTATTGATTAGTTCTAACGTTCTCTTAGAATgaactgaaattttgtttattttcatccgTAGTATAAGACATCTTGGTAGTACACTTCGTCGTAATTATTCTCTTGATGGTGCAGTAGCCCTTATACAGTCAATACAACTGTTGAAAGGGAGCGAGGACCTTCCAATCGACACAGATCCGAACCCTGTCCCAGTCTAGGGACGTACCCGTGATGTCTTTAACGAGTGCTTGCTGTCATACGCACCAAGATAAGGTAATGTCGGGTACAGCCGCCGAACGAACACCAACTTGGTGCAACATGATTCCCTCAACGGACTCATGCACATAAAGATTCACTGGTAGATGTAGCAATAAAATGTCCCAAGAACAGGTTTATTTTTTGGATGTTACAAATTCTCCCGACTGAAGTAGATCAGTACTTTGGTATTTAATCAAACTGAGCCAAACGGTGATTACTGCTAAAGAACCATCTATATCTTACAGCTATAAATCTTCGTTAAACAAACTACATTTTTTATACGTATGAAATGGTAAACTGATATAGTAACATTCTGGTAACTGGTAAAATGAGGCATCAGGAGAGGTAAGAGCAAATTATTAGCGGGTGTCAGTTATGATTTGCTTATGTGAGAATAGAAGAAATTATATATGTTGGACTCAGTTATGTGAATGACTACTGGTgtattgttcatttgttttcttcaggttTAAGGAAAAAACATGTCAGTGCCGAATCTCGtggaaaacaaatatattcatCATCGGCCACCGTGTCTTCTCGGGGAGGTTGGCGAACTACTTACATTTCAAACTTGACGATAGCGTTTCCAGAACCTTCCAAAAGCTCTCGCTACAGTAAATGACTACAGCACAGTCTGGCACAAAACTACCTACCCTTGACCTTTGCACTATTTATCTATCTATTCTCTCACCAATGAACGCGGTATCAACAGAAAAAGTATATCTCATCTGGATGGGGGCATAGTTTAATCAAGGGAGATAGCTATGCTTATTTTATTGCACGACACAGTTGCACTTCGCTCCCTTTTGATTGTGGTAGAGTAGAGCATCTCATCAACAAGAAGGACGCTGGCAATGAAACTAATGATTATTAAGTTGGTgacaacgaaaagaaaaaaagttttcgtAACGAATATTATTAAGTCTGCGTGACGTACAAATATTGATAAGTTGTCACAAACTTTTTACAATTTATGTGTTCTTTATTGTCCAACATATTTTCACAACtctaaaacatgtttaatttaaaaacaaaaagtgtaaaaatatGAAGACATAATACTGATAAGAGGAAATTTAAGTACATCAATCTAAACGTTTTTTTTTGCGCATGTAACAGCTGCCTTTTGAAGGTAAATTGATTGCCGTTAGTGATATGTAACATGTAACAGGTACACGGGATCAAGAGAGCAGTAGACCACGGTACACATATTGTCAGTAAAATATCCATCACACAATATCAGTAGATTATCCCCTCACACAATGCCAATGTAGTATACCCTCACAAGGTAAGTTCTCCCTTACATTGACAATAGAGAATCATATTGCTAGTAATCTTCTCACACAACCTGTGGAGTATCCTCCCTTCACACAACATTAACAGCAAAAAGTAAATCTCCTTGTATATCAGTGTAGCTTTATACAACAGTCCGTTGTCAGGATGTTGTTGGCAGAGAATATGATTGAATGCACACAGACTCGTCTCCGTTATTATTTCAATACAAGATAAGTACAATGAAATACTATTGCAGATAAcaacatatatagatatatagataaaaagaaataatgcacaaaataaGTATCAGTCATAAGTGTCCCGGAGACACCACTTGTGTCATATCTGACCTCAACTGCTTTACATTGAagcaataaatgttttgtaatttacATATTGATATCGTGATGAATGTTTGTAGAACTTTCTTAACGCAAGTCATTGCAGCCATATAAACTACTATTACAACGTAGAATTAAATGTCTCTATTATTTACATACGTATTCACAGTAATCTCGCACACAGTGCAAATTGTTTTGTCCTAAGACATACGAATGATGTGAGCATCTCGTCATGACAGGCTGACGCTGGATGTCACCACATGATTGTAACAGTAGACTGTGATGTCTAACCCTGTTAAGTGTAGCTGTGACACAGGTGTACACGAGGACTAACAGACATTGAAATTCACAACAGATAGTAAATACAAGAAACTGTTGCCAAGGTGAGAGGACGTCCCTCTCAGTTATAAACATCTTAAACACTGTGTTTAATGATAAttaatacaaatgtttaaaacgCCTCACATCATCAGTGTAAAACTATAACCCTTGGCAAGGTAGCCTCTCACTAGTTTAACATCcataaataattatgtacatttttatgcGTACGTACATATCCATAAGCATAAACACTTTGATGTGGATGTCTTTcttcaatataaaatattttacctaaTATATGATGTATGAAGCAATTCTTTTGTCAAGACAATAAATCTAATAATAGTCAATTGGTGAACATTTACATTGGGCATTTTGTTACGGTGTTTACAAGTTTATATCATACAAACGCCTTTTCTGTGTCTTAATCGCCTATCCTAAACAACCCGAAGAAGCTTCCCCTCTCGTCATTAGACACAAGAGTTGTGTTCGAGGTCCTGACGTACAGCTGGTCGCCGGCCTGCAGCTGGAAAAGCCCTCCGACATGAGAGACGTGGAAGTCCCTGTCGCCCCCGAGCCGAGTGTGACGAGCCTTCAGCAGGATACCCGAGATAGGGGGCAGCACCACACTGTCACGATACACGTAGCCACTGACCACGTGGGGTCCACCTTCCAAGTCGACGTCAAACAGGAACTGAGCATAGACGTAATACACACCCGGGGTGACCACGTACAGTGAATTGTCATAGAACCTGAGGCCAGGTGTGACATGAGACAGGTGTGTTTCGTTTGGTCCACTCCACTGCTGCCGCTGTCCTGATCCTAAACCTGTGACAGGGTGACAGATGAATATGTCAACTTCTTGGTTACATGTCGGTAAATGTGACAAGGTTTTAAATGTAACCCGTCAACTAACAGATAACATGTAGATAACTGAACATCCTTATCTTATTAATTTCTCGGAAATGATTTCCTGTTGAGTATAATGACTCAGCGCTGACAGTTTCACTTGGACAAAGATTGCTGTCACAGGAAGCATGATCATGTAAAGGTATAATAGTACTAATTTGAAAATCTACAAAATATCTTGGCTTACATGTTATTTTCACTCTGTTCCTACTTTAAAAGATAAACCACATCCTCATACAACAAAGAGTATTACTCGAGACTAAACACGCACACTGGGACTCGCACACCCACGCTTCTGTCCACAAGGAAGAAAATGGAGCACGACAGTTTCAACGACGTCTGACTCATCACATGCAGCAGTTATCACTGGCCCAGTTATGGATCCTCCCACTCACCCCTGGGTTCATGACCCATTGGGGTTGGGGTTTGATGTTCTTGTCTCTGCCCTGAACCCATTTCCTCTCCGTCTCTCTTATCTCTAACCCTGCTTTTTAACGCGAATAGACGGGACATCCTTGTCCTCATTGTGAGACTCATTTAGTCATCATGTGTTGGTATCATCGTCATCAGACTGATGGAACACTGACATGCACACCAGGTGGAATGGCTATCGTATCACAAGAGGGGGAAATGAATAAGGAGATCCTGAACTTGGGATGACTATCCAGATTACTGTGAACGAAGAAGACAGTGttgttcataaaaaaatatctttttttatgcTGCAGATCCGTTTTTCTCAGGAAATTATTATTCCTATAACTAGTGAAGTTTAAATTATGTAAGGAGCTGTTGATCTGCTGACTTTGTGGGCACTCACCTCGTCGGAACAGCAGGTGTGCAGAGACAGCGCGCTGTGGGGCAGGAGGTGAAGGGACTGGAGGCTTTGTCTGTGTCCAGGGATCTGAAAAAAGGGGAAACAGTTTTAGACATTAGATGTGTTTACACTTCCAGCACAAAGCATGTCATGCTAGTATTAATAAACTCATTCAAACACTACCGACCCACTAACTAAATTTACCTgtatgttcttgttcttttttctcccgGCTTCGAAAactctgaaagaaaacaaaaaccactcTACATTAATCCATGTTAGCTAATTTGAGATGCAATTAAATGAACAATGACTTCGAGGCAAAAAAGTTTGATATAATGGTCATGACAAGAAATTCTGCCGCCACTATTTAGCTTCACTTAACaaactttcttgtttctctaAGAATTAGTTCAGGTGGGTAGAGTACACTGCAGACATTTTGGTCACTGACTATTAAGACTCGGGTAGAAGGATGATGTCCTTCAGTTAAAAACTAAGCATTATCAGCAAACGAatataattaaagaaatataataaaaatgaaatgatacaATCTGTCACTTTGGTCTATTTTTAGATTGTGCTTTGTGTTACACCTGTGACAGTCAAGTTCGGAAGTTAATCTCGTGTACTACACAGTGTGAGTGACATTAGTCTGTGTATTTACCAGCTGAAGGAGGGTCAGGTACTGGGCTTTGGTTGTCGCACAGCACGTGACAGAGCCGTTGTGGTCCCTTCGAACCTCCAGAGCATTCTTCAGCCACGACCTGTCGGAAGGGTCATAGGTCACGTATTCACATGGAAGGCAAAGCGTTCTGTCAGTCTCTGCCAGGGAGGATGGCCAGTTTGTCAAACTGACGAGAAGAACCCAGACCGAGACACTAACGGCGATGAGGAGGCTGATAACACTGACAACACAGGCCACCCGGGCCAGTcgcagttttctccctttgctCTTTTTAAGGGACACGGAGGGATAACGACGGAGGCGACAGTTGTCCATGTCGACCACAAAAGCGTAAGTGCCGCTGGAAGAGCTGCAGCTGGAGACCGTGGACAAGTCCAACTTTTGCGAAGACATTTTCTGACACGTGCTACAACACAGACTGACCTCCGTTACATAAGTTACTAGAAGTCCTcgaaaactcttttttttttttacccaggCAGCATTTGTCAGTCAGTGTGTGTAGATGATAAAATATGTATTACAGTTGTTACGTCTGTAATATTTCCATATGAGAGAAAAGTTTGAATGTTGAGTTTTGTTGGCATGAACCTGATATTTATATTCTAAACTTATCACAAGTAGGCGGATGTCTATGTTCACAACTATACAAGACGAAACTTCCCCTGTTAGTTCATTGGTCAAGTGTGAAGGTGGTAACCATAGTGACGAAAGGGTTATTCCCTGTTTCATTCACGTTCCTTATTTAGACCGTGTAGTGGATATTTTCACCCTCCCCCCACCACAGGGACGCATTTCAGCCTGGTGGCCCAGAAACACTGTCGTCGTGAAACTCACACATTAAAACGTATTACAAGGAAAATAAACGAAGCTAAGTAAAataatcacatacacacaaaaggCACACATActcaaacacataaataaaaagacacacacaaacataaagaacaggcccacacacacacacaaaaataataaaaacccccccaaaaaaaagcagacatcATGCGTTCcataatcatcgtcgtcgtcgtcattattattACGATGCTTTTGTCtcctagaaataaaaatagtactGATCGATATGCTGGTTAAGAAAGATGtaatatgtgtatataatagtataataataaatgcagaatttataaagcgcatactcacactcctaaggagcatgctcttagcgcttaaggaacaagaacgaaacatggacagtaatgagagacaggaaaacaaacaaataacatgaactatACAAAACTCAAccaccgtactaaacgaagaataaaataaaatacagaaaacacaaagaggaaccaaatagcaagaaaaagagCTGAGAgaaacatgatattacaaagggaagggtgtgacaaaggactagcattatgggacaGGTTGTGGGGAGCAATCTTTACGGAAAGATGCGTTTTCAGAGCACTTTAAAAGGatttgcgtgtgcgtgtgtgtgctttatcTATCTAAGAACTTCCTCTATGATCGGTTTATTCGTGCTTAATATCTAATCTAGCGTTCTTCCCTTTTTCATGAAATAATCCAGTgactattatttaaaaaaagaccggCTCACAATATTGTAACCATGCCGTCTGATTCACCCGAGTGTCGCGTGCGCGTACTCGAGAAAACACGAACCAATACATTGCGAGTATGTCAACGGAAAACTATACACTACATTTGTGAGAAGTTGTATAGAGGGTCAGCCACACGAAACTCAGCTTAGGTCAGACTGACCAATGGTTGtttctctaacattttttttaaatgaaaacattttactgtaagTTATTTTAGTTCTCGACAGTAAAACTGTGGGGCTGTACTCTCGGTCCCCGATAACGGAAGTACATGGCATGAATTCGAATATGAAAGAGATTAGAGCTGTAGGACACAAATAGTTTGTCCATCTGTGCTGTATGTCAGTAGGTCATCATAAGGACTTTGGCATAGCCTAGTAAGGAGATGCCCTCTGTCCGGAAGTTACATTGTTTCAACTTCACAGAGGTGGCCATAGCAGCACACGTGggcttgggggggggggagaaccAAAAGTAGAAAGAAGAATCTCTTATTGTggcccttccccccccccaaagagTGTGTATGTAGGGGGGTCAGGGGCAGTTCCCTTGTCGCCACCTACAAAGGCCTCATCTGGCTCACACTTCACAGAGAGTAACGTacttgattgtgtgtgtgtgtatgtgtgtgtgtgtgtgtgtgtgtttcgacAACAAATCTTCAATGAAATTGCAGGAAATCTACATcgagtaagaaaataaatatctgattgaatttctattaaaaaaaaccttttactAAATGAGGTGATAATATCAATCAATTGTCACAAAAAGGTGAAATGAAGTTACGAGTCAG
The sequence above is a segment of the Pomacea canaliculata isolate SZHN2017 linkage group LG6, ASM307304v1, whole genome shotgun sequence genome. Coding sequences within it:
- the LOC112566446 gene encoding tumor necrosis factor ligand superfamily member 10-like, whose protein sequence is MSSQKLDLSTVSSCSSSSGTYAFVVDMDNCRLRRYPSVSLKKSKGRKLRLARVACVVSVISLLIAVSVSVWVLLVSLTNWPSSLAETDRTLCLPCEYVTYDPSDRSWLKNALEVRRDHNGSVTCCATTKAQYLTLLQLSFRSREKKEQEHTDPWTQTKPPVPSPPAPQRAVSAHLLFRRGLGSGQRQQWSGPNETHLSHVTPGLRFYDNSLYVVTPGVYYVYAQFLFDVDLEGGPHVVSGYVYRDSVVLPPISGILLKARHTRLGGDRDFHVSHVGGLFQLQAGDQLYVRTSNTTLVSNDERGSFFGLFRIGD